The Haloarchaeobius sp. HME9146 DNA segment GACCCTCGATTCTCAGACAGGCCCAGCCCGACCGCTCGGACGTGGTCGCCGCACTCACCGACGACGAGGCGACCAACTTCGCCATCTGCATGGCCGCCCAGCGCATGGCCGACATCCGCGCCGTGATGCGCATCTCCGAGGGCGAGGACGACCTCTACAGCGAGTACGTCGACGGCGTCGTCTTCCCCGAGTCGCTCGGGGCTCGCGCCGCGGTCAACGAGATAATCGTCGAGGGCGTCCGGACCCTCGAGGACATCGGCGGGAACGTCGAGGTGGTGGAAGTGGAGATCGCCGACGACGCGCCCGCGGCCGGGAAGACCTTGGAGGAGGTCCGGCTGCCGCGTGGGAGCCTCATCGTCGTGGATGCAGAGGGGAACCAGCTTGGTGGCCCCGAGACGGTGCTGGAGCCCGGCAATCGCTACGTGGTCGCGGTGGAGTCGGACGTGATGGACGAAGTGATGAACCTGTTGCGGGGCTAGCTTCCTGCTTCGGAATTCGAGCTGCGAACTGACTCGGTGTTTCTCGTCGTTTGAGACCTCGCCTCGGCTGTAAGCATCTGATTTGAGTGAGAATAACCATCGCCCACAGGCATGTCAAATGGCCAAAACCTATTAGTGATGGTCTGCTGAACTTTAACTTGTTGAACGGATGTTAAATTCAACAAACCAACTTGAATTTGGACGGACTCGCCGGGCGGTGCTTCGGAGCCTCTCGGCTGCTGGTCTGACGACCGCAGTCTCGCCGGTTGCGGCGGGTTCGTCGGGTGGGGAACAGACGGTCTGGTCGTTCGAGGACGATCTCGACGGCTGGCAGACGAACGGGAGCAACTCGCTGGTCCGCGTGTCGAACGAAGAGTTCTCGGGCATCGTAACGGGTTCTCACGGTCTCGGTGTCACGACCGACGGCGACCCGTATCCAATGATCGAGAACAAGACGCGACTGAGCGAGGTTGACCTCGTCGAATCGTCCTACCTGAGCGTCGATGTCCTGCCGATAGTTTTCGGCAGTGACAGCGATGTCGTCTTCCAGTTCGTCCTCCACGCAACGCCGGAAGAGACGGGCGAGAACGGACGTTCCAGAAACGGTGACTCGACTGAGAAGGGTAAGAACGGTTCGCAAGGCAAGCGCTCCGACGGGTCGAGCGATTCCGCTGGCAGGCCGCGCTCGGTCTCGTCTCCTGAACTTCGAGTCGAGCAATACTCTGCCAGCACGCTCGGTTGGGACCTCGAGTCGTACCCAACGTGGGTGCGACGCAATGCGACTCGACTGGAGATTCGCTGGCACCCGGCAGACTACGAACCACGAGGGACTCCCCGCGGCAACGGTCCCGCGACGTCCGACTACGACGGGTTCACGGTCTTCGACAGGGTCCAGGTCACCGACGACGTTGCTACTGTGGAACAGTCACAGGCGGCGAATGACCTCACGCGACTTCGGGCCGACCGAGGACGGGTGACGGCGGTCGAGACGAGTGAGCGAACTGAGGATTACGAGGCCGGTGAATTCAATTTCGCTGATGGAACGACCGTCCCGTACGAGTTCGAGCGCCTCGACCGTAGCAAGTACCGTCTCACGGTCGATGGGACGGCCTACAGGCTCGGAGGTGGGTGGAAATGAGCAGTCGCTCACCTGAACGACAGGTCGACGAAGGGCCAACCATCCAGTCTCAGCAGGCGGCCCAACCCGAGAGCGTAGACGGCGAAGGATTCCTGGTTATCAAAGACTGTAACTCGTGGGGCGGGACCGCGAACGTGGACGCACTCGAAGCCGGCGGCTACTCGTATGGCGTCGCCACATCGGAGCAGTTCACCCAGATGAGCCTCGAAGGGTGTCACACTCTGATCATCCCATCCACACAGGACTACCTGTACTATCGGAACCTCGCCGATGCCCGCGAGAAGATAGCCTCGTTTGTCGAAACCGGCGGTACCCTTATCGGTCATGTGACCGACTCTGGGTATCCGTGTTCGACCATCTGGAAGGAGCGATTCCTTCCAGGGTCCATCGAGAAGACGACCGATTACGTCGATAACCTCAGCGTGACGGACGACGAGATATTCGAGGGGCTCGACGACGGTAGCATCGACAACTGGAACTACTCGGCACACGGGTTCTTTACGGAGATACCCGATGACGCCGAGGTGTTGGCCAAGACCGCATACCGTGGTGAGCCGACCTACGTTCGCTACTCCTACGGTGACGGGGTCGTGTTGGCGACGATGCAGACCGTTGAGTGGCCCTGGACGTACAATGCTCGTTTCAACGTCCCGGACGTAGACGCGGCAAAAGGTCTTCTGGAGAACGAACTCGCGTTCGCAGCCGGCCGGCGCGGCCAGACGTCCGAATCGGTGTCTATGGACGTCGACATATTGAGCTTCATTCCCGGTGAGAGCGAGAACTCGAGTCGTGGCGGGAACCCGTTCAATGGGGCGGTGTCACAGTTCCTGCCACCGGATTACACCATCGAGGTGCCACTGAACCCATACTATCTCGCGGCGGAGTTCGCCATCGACGTTCCTGAGTTCATCAGTCCGAAACTGACGGTAGATACCACTCCCCTGTTCGACAACTGGGGGACTGGCGACATGATACTCTCTGATAACTACCCAGAGGCACTCTCGGAGGCGACCAACCCTATCCCCAACAAGTACGAGGAACCGGGACCGAGCAGTGCGCCGCGGTACCGGACCCTCAACGGCGTTGAGATCGACTTCGAGACGGACGGTGACGGGGGTATCGAGGAGTCGACGGTAGAGGTGACATTCACAGGGGAGAACACGGAGAGCGTCCTCGAACAGGAGGACGTGAATACGCTAAAGGATGACGTGGCATCTGACAACGGGAACGCACTGGACGGTGGCTACCGCGACAGGCACTTCGCCGTGGAGACCACGACCGTCGACGGGACGGAAGCGGTCCGAGTCGGAACGATCTTCGGTGGCTTCACCAGGGTCGGCTCCCAGGCACTGGAGTTACTCGCTGACCGTGGCCAGTACGATTTCCTGAACGACGTACTGGAGTGGGACTTCACCGTCGATTACGGTCTCATTGAGATCAGTCCCGATCTCGTACTCTCGCACCTGAGCGGACTCGTAGACGGCATCACAACCGCCCTGGCCGCCGTGCCGAACATCTACACCCACCTAGAACTCACCGTCACTGCTGACGGCCGGCGGTTCGTCCGCGTCTGGGACCATAGCCCCTTCCCGGAGCACAGGCTGTACGTGGAAGGGACTGAAGCGTTCTCCTACGATTTCCCGGACGAGGAGGGGACGTTACGCGAATTGATGGGACCGGAGTTCGTCGCGTTCCTCGCCGGTGCGACGGTCGGTCGGGGTCCGTACTACGGGTCGAAGAACCAGTACCTCGCTTGCGTGAGCGAAGGGGATTGCCCGTTCGATGCCGAGGAGATAATCGGCGACGTCGTCGCCGCGAACCCGGCTGTCGCGAACACGCCCTACGCCGACGAGCTGGTCGAGATCGCACTCGAACTGCTCAACGGCAGCCGTGACCCGGTGTGGAGCTACGGCTACGACGACTCCGGCACTATCGACGAGTCGGAGGTGGAATCGGTACTGCCCGACGAATTGCTAGACCCCTTCGACGAGCGAGTGTCCCACCTCGGGCAGCGGCAGTTCACGGAGAACCTATAAAACCTCGCCGTTGGTATCCACCGTTGGAGACATTCAACGTTCTATGAACCCGACACGACGCTCTATCCTCGGTGCGGTTGCTGGCACTGGCCTGGCAGGCTGTCTCCGCCTCGGGCAGTCCTCGGAGGAATCAATCGGGAGTATCGCCTGCGGGGAGGAGACGCACCAGCCGTCCACCGGCGAGCGTCTCACGGGAATCGGGACGGACTGGCCCGCACCGCAGCACGATATCGCCAACACCGGCTTCAACCCGGCGGTCTCGACCACCGAGACGAGGTGTGGGCAGACCAGATGGATTCGTGAACTCGCCGACGAACAGGACGGCGTGGTCGGTGCACCCACGCTCCGCGACGAGACGGTCTTCGTGTCCCGCCGAGATTCGGTCGTCGCAGTCGATGCCCGGTCCGGGACCGAGTCGTGGTCGGTGCCGGTCCCCCACGAGATATGGACGACACCGGTCGTCGGGACCGACCGGGTCTTCGTCGGGACCAGAAACGGAGTCGTCGCGATCTCGATAGCCGACCGGCAGGTCGACTGGCAAGCGCCACTCCAACAGAGCGCCTTCGACGACATCGATGGACGAGGCTGGGTGTCTGGCGCGCCGACGGTCGGTGACGAGTACGTCTTTGCCGGAACGAAAGCTGGCCAGTTCGCCGCCCTCGATGCCGTCACCGGCGAGACCGTCTGGTCTACCACGACCGATCTGCTCCCGGATGGGAGCGCCTCGCCCGAGAACGCGAACCTCCCGGTGTTCGACGGGCCGGCAGCCGTCGCCGACGGGACCGTCGTCATCGGGAACTGGAACGGCCAGTTGTACGCCTTCGACGCCAGCTCCGGTGAGGAGTTGTGGACACGAACGGGCGACACAGACTACGAGCCTGCACCGACGGTCGTGGGCGAGACGGTGCTCGCGACGACGGAGACGACGATGGCCGCGGTGCGCCTCACCGATGGCACCGTCGAGTGGACCTACAGCGGCGACCCGGGTTCGGTCACGCTGTCGGCCACCGTCGTCGACGGCACAGCGCACGTCGCAGCCGGCGACTCGTACTCCTCGCTGTCGGTCATCTCGCTCGACCTGACCGACCGGTCGGTCGCCTGGCGGACCGACGGGCGACCACAGACGAGTGCGGGTACCGACGGTGCCACGCTGTACCTCGGTCTCTACGGGAACCTGGTTGCGATAGACCGGCAATCGGGTGAGGTTGCCTGGGAGATGCGCACGGAATCGGTCCTC contains these protein-coding regions:
- a CDS encoding TrkA family potassium uptake protein — protein: MSQSTQEDLRVIVAGGGTVGLRTAELLADRGHSVVIVEPDARRADRLSDEYIGTVIEGDAARPSILRQAQPDRSDVVAALTDDEATNFAICMAAQRMADIRAVMRISEGEDDLYSEYVDGVVFPESLGARAAVNEIIVEGVRTLEDIGGNVEVVEVEIADDAPAAGKTLEEVRLPRGSLIVVDAEGNQLGGPETVLEPGNRYVVAVESDVMDEVMNLLRG
- a CDS encoding PQQ-binding-like beta-propeller repeat protein, encoding MNPTRRSILGAVAGTGLAGCLRLGQSSEESIGSIACGEETHQPSTGERLTGIGTDWPAPQHDIANTGFNPAVSTTETRCGQTRWIRELADEQDGVVGAPTLRDETVFVSRRDSVVAVDARSGTESWSVPVPHEIWTTPVVGTDRVFVGTRNGVVAISIADRQVDWQAPLQQSAFDDIDGRGWVSGAPTVGDEYVFAGTKAGQFAALDAVTGETVWSTTTDLLPDGSASPENANLPVFDGPAAVADGTVVIGNWNGQLYAFDASSGEELWTRTGDTDYEPAPTVVGETVLATTETTMAAVRLTDGTVEWTYSGDPGSVTLSATVVDGTAHVAAGDSYSSLSVISLDLTDRSVAWRTDGRPQTSAGTDGATLYLGLYGNLVAIDRQSGEVAWEMRTESVLSGPPIVTAGAVIALDERGFLYGVDTTGG